The sequence below is a genomic window from Microbacterium sp. cx-55.
CGAAGTAGCTGGATTTCGCGAGGAACTGGACGTGGCGGGGCGACGACATCGGGATGACGAAGGAATCGATGAACGACAGGTGGTTGCTCGCGAAGATCACGCCGCCCGTCCGCGGGACGTTCGCACGGCCCTCGATGCGGGGACGGTAGGCGGCGCGCGCGAGCGGCGCGAGTACATAGCGGCCGAGCAGATAGGTCATTCCGACGTCGGCGACAGCCTCGGTCTCGTCGGGATCGGCGGACGTCTCGGGCTCGGAACTCTCCGCGGAAGGCACCGCAAGAGGATACTCCTGATCGCATTCCCAACCGCGCATGGGGTGGTGCGCGGGCCGCGGAACCCGCCGCGCATAGGTCGTGCAGGCCGCGCTCCCAGGCGGAACCCACGCCGATGCGCGATGATGGGCACAACCCCGTCCCGATCGATTGAGGTCATCCGTGCGCGTCCGCCCGCTCGTCGTCCTGTCCGTCACCGCCGTGTCGCTGCTCGCGCTCGCCGGCTGCTCGTCGTCCGGAGGCGACTCGGCTACCCCGACGCCGACCAGCGCCGCTGCGGACCTCTGCGACGTCGCCGTGGGCGGGGGCGCCGCATCCGACTCGATCCAGGTCTCGGGAGAGGTCGGCCAGGCGCCGACCGTCTCGTTCACCTCGCCGCTGGATGTCACCGACCTCGAGAGCACGGTCATCACCGAGGGCACGGGCCCCGCGATCGCCTCCGGCGACTACATCAACTACGCCGTCACGGCCTACGACGTGTCGACGGGCGCGCAGGTAGACGCCGCCGGGTACCAGAGCGAGCAGATCCTCCCGCAGCAGATCACGGCGGGGTCGGTGCTCGGCCAGGTGCTGGGCTGCGCCCCGATCGGCACGCGCGTCGCCGCGACGTTCCCGGCCAGCGACCAGAGCGCGGCCGCGGTCTACGTCATCGACCTGTTGAGCATCACCCCGACCGCCGCGTGGGGCGAGGACCAGGCCCCCACCGCGGGCTTCCCCGAAGTGGCGCTCGATGATGACGGCGCCCCGACGATCACCGTGCCGGATGCGGATGCCCCCACCGACGTGCAGATCGAGACTCTGAAGAAGGGCGACGGCGCGGAGGTCCTCACGGGCGACACCGTGCTCGTGCAGTACACCGGCGTGAAGTGGTCGGACGGCTCCGTGTTCGACTCGAGCTGGCAGAACGGTGCCCCCGTCTCGTTCCAGACGACGCAGGTCGTCGACGGTTTCCGGCAGGCGCTCGAGGGCCAGACCGTCGGCTCGCAGGTCGTCGTCGTCGTTCCTCCGGCATTCGGCTACGGATCCGCCGAGGGCAACGAGCTGCAGAACGAGACGCTCGTGTTCGTCGTCGACATCCTCGCCACGCAGCACCCGATCGCCGGCTGACGCGGGAGACGAGCGGATGCGTCGCGTTCTCATCCTCGGGTCCACCGGCTCGATCGGTACCCAGGCGCTGGACGTCATCCGCGCGCACCCGCAACGCTTCGAGGTCGTGGGCCTCGCGGCCGGGAGCGACCGGGCGGGCGTCGAAGAGCAGGCCGAGCGGTTCGGGGTAGAGCACATCGCGCTCGGCGCGGAGGAGGCGGAGCAGCTCGTCCGGGACGTGCCGGCCGATGTCGTGCTGAACGGGATCACCGGATCCGTCGGCCTCGGGCCGACGCTCGCGGCGCTCGAGTGCGGCCGGACGCTCGCGCTGGCGAACAAGGAATCGCTCATCGTCGGCGCCGACCTGGTGGCTGCTGTCGCGCGTCCGGGTCAGATCGTGCCCGTCGATTCGGAGCATTCCGCGATCGCGCAAGCGCTCCGCGCCGGCACGGATGCGGAAGTGCGCCGGCTCGTGCTGACCGCATCCGGCGGCCCCTTCCGCGGACGCGCCCGCGCGGATC
It includes:
- a CDS encoding FKBP-type peptidyl-prolyl cis-trans isomerase; the protein is MRVRPLVVLSVTAVSLLALAGCSSSGGDSATPTPTSAAADLCDVAVGGGAASDSIQVSGEVGQAPTVSFTSPLDVTDLESTVITEGTGPAIASGDYINYAVTAYDVSTGAQVDAAGYQSEQILPQQITAGSVLGQVLGCAPIGTRVAATFPASDQSAAAVYVIDLLSITPTAAWGEDQAPTAGFPEVALDDDGAPTITVPDADAPTDVQIETLKKGDGAEVLTGDTVLVQYTGVKWSDGSVFDSSWQNGAPVSFQTTQVVDGFRQALEGQTVGSQVVVVVPPAFGYGSAEGNELQNETLVFVVDILATQHPIAG